A stretch of Geomonas oryzisoli DNA encodes these proteins:
- a CDS encoding (Fe-S)-binding protein has translation MMPQTVIFTTLLVASLLFFCWSVYRRFSLVCYGQPEDRLDQPARRLSEMFLYAFGQLRVLRKPFGLNHFVIFWSFMILALANGEFLVNGVFPSVSLALLPEGMHRVLLFAFDVVSLLTLFAIAFSFIRRLVVKPPYLDSLYVKGKSPEAFLILSFIALLMLAYFGLHGAMVALGTENDTAAMPISSLVGGALAAHPSLVSTVYSVSWWLHAFVLFAFICFLPHSKHMHILTAIPNCYFGALTWPATQPREKFEKGAVYGVGSVERFTWKDLFDSFSCTECGRCQAACPAAITGKPLNPRQIVHAIKTNLLENSHALREGRSGTLPLIGDEGEGTNTEEAIWACTTCGACMEACPVLIEQMPKIVKMRRHLVETESRFPEELLNLFENMEQRSNPWGIAPGERAKWVSTLPVKPFAAGETEYLLYVGCAGSFDSRAKQVTVALATVLNAAGVSWGILGKDEKCCGDSLRRLGNEYLFEKMALENVELFRERGVKKVITLCPHCLTTLKNDYRQYGLELEVVHQSELIAELIRSGRIKLDKKDDSLGRIAYHDPCYLGRHNDIFDAPRTLVQAATGTAAVEAERNGRNSFCCGAGGGRMWMEEFTGERVNHARVDELLAQKPDTICVACPYCMTMVEDGLKDKGAGQVRVRDVVEVLAEGLLRKNA, from the coding sequence ATGATGCCGCAAACCGTTATCTTCACGACGCTCCTGGTCGCCTCGCTCCTGTTCTTCTGCTGGAGCGTGTACCGTCGCTTCTCGCTGGTCTGCTACGGCCAGCCCGAGGATCGTCTGGACCAGCCGGCGCGTCGTCTCTCGGAGATGTTCCTGTACGCCTTCGGCCAGTTGCGCGTGCTGAGAAAGCCCTTCGGCCTGAACCACTTCGTGATCTTCTGGTCCTTCATGATCCTGGCGCTTGCCAACGGCGAGTTCCTGGTGAACGGCGTATTCCCGTCGGTGAGCCTCGCCCTGCTGCCGGAGGGGATGCATCGGGTGCTCCTGTTCGCCTTCGACGTGGTGTCGCTTTTGACGCTGTTCGCCATCGCCTTCTCCTTCATCAGGCGCCTGGTGGTCAAGCCTCCCTACCTGGACAGCCTCTACGTGAAGGGGAAAAGCCCGGAGGCGTTCCTGATCCTTTCCTTCATCGCGCTTTTGATGCTTGCCTACTTCGGGCTGCACGGCGCCATGGTCGCCCTTGGCACGGAGAACGATACCGCGGCCATGCCGATCTCCAGCCTGGTCGGGGGCGCGCTCGCGGCGCATCCGTCCCTGGTCTCTACGGTATATTCCGTCTCCTGGTGGCTGCACGCCTTCGTGCTCTTCGCCTTCATCTGCTTTTTGCCGCATTCGAAGCACATGCACATCCTGACCGCGATTCCTAACTGCTACTTCGGGGCGCTCACCTGGCCCGCGACCCAGCCGCGCGAGAAATTTGAGAAGGGGGCGGTCTACGGGGTGGGGAGCGTGGAGCGCTTCACTTGGAAGGACCTGTTCGATTCCTTCTCCTGCACCGAGTGTGGCCGCTGCCAGGCCGCCTGCCCTGCCGCGATTACGGGCAAACCATTGAACCCGCGCCAGATCGTGCATGCCATCAAGACCAACCTGCTGGAGAACAGCCACGCGCTCCGGGAGGGGAGAAGCGGCACCCTGCCGCTCATCGGCGACGAGGGTGAGGGGACCAACACCGAGGAGGCGATCTGGGCATGCACCACCTGCGGCGCCTGCATGGAGGCCTGCCCGGTGCTGATCGAGCAGATGCCCAAGATCGTCAAGATGCGGCGCCACCTGGTGGAGACGGAGTCGCGCTTCCCCGAGGAACTGCTCAACCTGTTCGAGAACATGGAGCAGCGCTCCAATCCCTGGGGCATCGCTCCGGGCGAGCGCGCCAAGTGGGTTTCGACCCTTCCGGTCAAGCCGTTCGCGGCCGGCGAGACCGAGTACCTCCTCTATGTCGGCTGCGCCGGTTCCTTCGATTCCCGTGCGAAACAGGTCACCGTGGCGCTTGCCACCGTCCTGAACGCGGCGGGTGTTTCGTGGGGGATCCTGGGCAAGGACGAGAAGTGCTGCGGCGATTCGTTGAGGAGGCTCGGCAACGAGTACCTGTTTGAGAAGATGGCCCTGGAGAACGTGGAGCTGTTCCGCGAGCGAGGGGTGAAAAAGGTAATCACCCTCTGCCCGCACTGCCTCACCACGCTGAAGAACGACTACCGCCAGTACGGCCTCGAGCTCGAGGTGGTGCACCAGAGCGAGCTGATCGCCGAGTTGATCCGGAGCGGGCGCATCAAGCTGGACAAGAAGGACGACAGCCTGGGGCGGATCGCCTACCACGACCCCTGCTACCTCGGGCGCCACAACGACATCTTCGACGCGCCGCGCACCCTGGTCCAGGCGGCGACCGGCACCGCCGCCGTCGAGGCGGAACGCAACGGCAGGAACTCGTTCTGTTGCGGCGCCGGCGGCGGGCGCATGTGGATGGAGGAGTTCACCGGCGAGAGGGTGAACCACGCCCGCGTCGACGAGCTTTTGGCACAGAAGCCGGACACCATCTGCGTCGCCTGCCCGTACTGCATGACCATGGTGGAGGACGGCCTCAAGGACAAGGGGGCGGGCCAGGTCCGGGTCAGGGACGTGGTTGAGGTGCTCGCCGAGGGGCTGTTGAGAAAGAACGCGTAG
- a CDS encoding type 1 glutamine amidotransferase — MFLIVQNDPHCPAGGLLHLLEDSGHPYRCLAAYAGEAFPDPAALTGVVVLGGEMGAHDTVEHPHLALVLEFIAAAIKAGTPLLGICLGGQLLAHAAGGVVSSPSPHREMGICRVDLNGEGSADPIFAGVPSPFVTFQLHNDSFTVPPGGALLASSDACPAQAFRLPGCVYGVQFHPEVDRAIVDGWDALFTPRADYLSGFIAAETAFNSASHAILANFISLAAAARLS, encoded by the coding sequence ATGTTTCTGATCGTGCAAAACGACCCGCACTGCCCGGCAGGGGGGCTGCTGCATCTGCTGGAAGACTCCGGGCATCCCTACCGGTGCCTGGCCGCTTACGCGGGCGAGGCCTTTCCCGACCCGGCGGCGCTTACCGGCGTGGTGGTCCTGGGAGGGGAAATGGGGGCGCACGACACGGTCGAGCATCCGCACCTGGCCCTGGTGCTGGAGTTCATCGCCGCCGCCATCAAGGCGGGGACGCCGCTCTTGGGCATTTGCCTCGGGGGACAGCTCCTCGCCCACGCGGCCGGCGGCGTGGTGAGCTCGCCGTCGCCGCACCGCGAGATGGGGATCTGCCGCGTCGATCTGAACGGGGAGGGGAGCGCCGATCCTATCTTCGCCGGGGTGCCCAGTCCCTTCGTTACCTTCCAGCTCCATAACGACAGCTTCACCGTCCCCCCCGGCGGCGCGCTGCTCGCCTCCTCCGACGCCTGCCCGGCCCAGGCCTTCCGGCTCCCCGGCTGCGTCTACGGCGTACAGTTCCACCCCGAGGTGGACCGCGCCATCGTCGACGGCTGGGACGCCCTGTTCACCCCCCGCGCCGACTACCTCTCCGGCTTCATCGCCGCCGAGACCGCGTTCAACTCCGCTTCCCACGCCATCCTGGCCAACTTCATCTCCCTCGCAGCAGCCGCCCGCCTTTCTTGA
- a CDS encoding response regulator: MKLSWPGKSSLKSRLITLLLGCNTLLLLCLTLSFVSYHPLASPTAPWNTRPLLFASFQITLTLLGSAVLAVLLSRRIDWIITEPIRDLSRKMEIVTQNQDYRVRVERTGADELAVLFACFNNMLAEISIRDERLALHSEELELEVAERTQELSQVNRQLETSLESVREAMQSAQSANRAKSDFLAQMSHEIRTPMYGVLGMTELLLGTDLTKEQARYVDTVRRSGEALLSIINNILDFSKIEAGRMELEQIPFDLHQVAADAVAICAEDAARKGLELTLALEPGLPHTFLGDPGRLRQVMVNLLGNAVKFTLKGSVCLSVAVAEPPALVRFSVEDTGIGIAPDAQQRIFNLFTQGDESMTRKYGGTGLGLAIARQLTELMGGGLELESEPGRGSRFSFTARLEPHEEAPRHERCCSALRDKRVLLASDDEQTRDGIGEQLRSWGMDLECVGDAPDAFCRIVTAPFDVAILDHRLAGTDGIELAATMRTVPPGRSLRILLLTEREEQGGAPRLAELEIATFPRRLLHQEGLYRAVMAALGMDDEERLALGCCGAAVPSQRQVLLVEDNVVNQEVGRGMLESLGCRVRVVEDGAAAVSEVQRNRYDVVFMDCQMPVLDGLEATRRIRAWEQDGEGRVPIIALTAYAMPGDRVACLEAGADDYLSKPFTCEQIAKAMDRLLDGATVPAAEEGVPDEALEVISHDKMSGALEMIRTLPGNRGVEILRKVVDLYLASTPALLQTMREAESGGDAEKLKAAAHSFKSSSANLGALRLAGVCMELESLGRAGSTEGALPLLHQVEEEYRLVRDALRGGPLC; this comes from the coding sequence GTGAAGCTTTCGTGGCCGGGAAAGAGCTCACTCAAATCCAGACTGATCACGCTTCTCCTCGGCTGCAACACGCTGCTGCTTCTTTGTCTCACCCTCAGTTTCGTCAGCTACCATCCGCTCGCCTCACCCACCGCACCCTGGAACACCCGGCCGCTGCTCTTCGCCTCCTTCCAGATCACCCTGACCCTGCTCGGATCGGCGGTACTGGCCGTACTGCTCTCCCGCCGCATCGACTGGATCATCACGGAGCCGATCCGGGACCTGAGCCGGAAGATGGAAATCGTCACCCAAAACCAGGACTACCGGGTCAGGGTGGAGCGCACCGGTGCGGACGAACTGGCGGTCCTGTTCGCCTGCTTCAACAACATGCTCGCGGAGATCTCGATCCGGGACGAACGCCTGGCGCTGCATTCCGAGGAGCTGGAGCTCGAGGTGGCGGAACGGACCCAGGAACTGTCACAGGTGAACCGGCAGCTCGAGACGAGCCTGGAGAGCGTGCGGGAAGCGATGCAGAGCGCGCAGTCGGCCAACCGGGCCAAATCGGATTTCCTCGCGCAGATGAGCCATGAGATCAGAACCCCGATGTACGGCGTGCTCGGCATGACCGAGCTCCTTTTGGGCACCGACCTGACCAAGGAGCAGGCCCGCTACGTGGACACGGTGCGGCGCTCGGGTGAGGCGCTTCTCTCCATCATCAACAACATCCTCGACTTCTCCAAGATCGAGGCGGGGCGCATGGAGCTGGAACAGATCCCGTTCGACCTGCACCAGGTGGCCGCCGATGCGGTCGCCATCTGTGCCGAGGACGCGGCCAGGAAGGGGCTGGAGCTCACCCTGGCACTGGAACCGGGCTTGCCGCACACCTTCCTCGGAGATCCGGGGAGGCTGCGCCAGGTGATGGTGAACCTGCTGGGCAACGCGGTGAAATTCACCTTGAAGGGGTCGGTGTGCCTTTCCGTGGCGGTCGCCGAGCCTCCAGCCCTGGTCCGTTTCAGCGTCGAGGATACCGGCATCGGCATCGCCCCCGATGCGCAGCAACGCATCTTCAACCTCTTCACCCAGGGGGATGAATCCATGACCCGCAAGTACGGCGGCACCGGCCTGGGGCTGGCCATCGCCCGGCAGCTGACCGAGCTGATGGGGGGGGGGCTGGAGCTGGAGAGCGAGCCTGGGCGCGGCTCACGCTTCAGTTTCACCGCACGGCTCGAGCCCCACGAGGAGGCCCCACGTCACGAGCGCTGCTGCAGCGCCCTGCGCGACAAGCGGGTGCTCCTGGCGAGCGACGATGAGCAGACCCGGGACGGGATCGGGGAACAGCTCCGTTCGTGGGGGATGGACCTGGAATGCGTGGGCGATGCCCCGGACGCCTTTTGCCGCATCGTGACCGCCCCGTTCGACGTCGCTATCCTGGACCACCGCCTGGCGGGGACCGACGGGATCGAGCTAGCCGCCACCATGCGCACCGTCCCGCCGGGACGCTCGCTGCGGATCCTGCTCCTGACCGAGCGGGAGGAGCAGGGGGGCGCCCCGCGCCTGGCGGAGCTGGAGATTGCGACCTTCCCGCGGCGGCTGCTGCACCAGGAGGGGCTCTACCGGGCCGTGATGGCGGCACTGGGGATGGATGACGAAGAGCGGCTGGCACTTGGGTGCTGCGGCGCCGCCGTCCCGAGTCAGCGCCAGGTGCTCCTGGTGGAGGATAACGTGGTGAACCAGGAGGTGGGGAGGGGGATGCTGGAAAGCCTCGGTTGCCGGGTCCGGGTGGTGGAGGACGGCGCCGCTGCCGTGAGCGAGGTCCAGCGTAACCGCTACGACGTGGTCTTCATGGACTGCCAGATGCCGGTCCTGGACGGGTTGGAGGCCACCAGGCGGATCAGGGCCTGGGAGCAGGACGGCGAGGGGCGCGTACCCATCATAGCGCTCACCGCATACGCCATGCCCGGGGACCGGGTCGCCTGCCTGGAGGCGGGTGCCGACGACTACCTCTCCAAGCCTTTCACGTGCGAGCAGATCGCCAAGGCGATGGACCGGCTGCTGGACGGCGCAACTGTCCCGGCGGCAGAGGAGGGCGTTCCCGACGAGGCTCTGGAGGTGATCTCCCACGACAAGATGAGCGGCGCCCTGGAGATGATCCGCACCCTTCCCGGCAACCGCGGGGTGGAGATCCTGCGCAAGGTGGTGGACCTGTACTTGGCCAGCACCCCGGCGCTGCTGCAGACCATGCGCGAGGCCGAATCCGGTGGAGACGCGGAGAAGCTCAAGGCGGCCGCGCACAGCTTCAAATCCAGCAGCGCCAACCTGGGCGCCCTGCGCCTGGCCGGGGTCTGCATGGAACTGGAAAGCCTCGGCCGGGCGGGCTCAACGGAAGGGGCGCTGCCGCTTTTACACCAGGTCGAGGAGGAGTACCGGCTGGTGCGGGATGCCTTGAGGGGAGGGCCGCTATGCTGA
- a CDS encoding putative bifunctional diguanylate cyclase/phosphodiesterase, which translates to MLTRKSKRATALVMVVDDDQAVRLLARETLENSGFAVRDAETGEQALEEFHAYAPDLVLLDVMLPGVDGFSVCSAIRRTEGGRDTPVLMMTGLDDLESIDCAYEVGATDFITKPINWHILGYRVSYMLRASSALEQLRESRAGLAHAQSLAHIGSWEWDLTSGEIRCSEEVYSICCIDPGHRDGNPILDPVHHQDRAFVQGSIDDAIAKRAPLSFDYRVTLDGGDRTLHAELVTVLDEEGEAVCLTGTIQDITERKRAEEQIRLLAYYDALTGLPNRRFFQQQLEQALVFANRNDRMLAVLFLDLDRFKLVNDTLGHGVGDRLLQDVADRLLRCVRRSDCLARAEDDCPPSLVSRLGGDEFTIMLSDIEHFQDVAKVARRILDAVSVPYSLEGQEVFVSTSIGISLYPFDATTASDLIRNADGAMYQAKEQGRNGYQIYDESMNAKALERIILESQLHKALKEEEFQVYYQPQVSCRTGEVVGIEALVRWNSKELGVVEPGRFLPLAEEIGLVIQIDQWVMREACRQHKLWIDQGLPPVTIAVNISGQQFLKNELLDTVTAVLERSGLDPGLLELELTEGVLMAHTERTVKTLQALKGMGVRLAIDDFGTGFSSLSYLKRFPLDVLKIDRTFINDITNDPDDAAITLATIEMAHTLKLQVIAEGVETPAQLEFLTRNRCDMYQGYLFSKPMRPEEYPRLFLPTATDPAMTAPAVNDPATTAPAGIDAAATDPATTDAAVSEPATDPATDPATDPATDPAPSDSGC; encoded by the coding sequence ATGCTGACCAGGAAGTCCAAACGCGCCACCGCGCTGGTCATGGTGGTGGACGACGACCAGGCCGTGCGTCTGCTGGCCCGGGAGACCCTGGAGAACTCCGGGTTCGCGGTGCGCGACGCCGAGACCGGAGAGCAGGCGCTGGAAGAATTCCACGCTTACGCGCCGGATCTCGTGCTCCTGGACGTCATGCTCCCCGGCGTGGACGGCTTCTCCGTCTGCAGCGCCATCCGGCGCACCGAGGGGGGGCGCGACACGCCGGTCCTGATGATGACCGGCCTGGACGACCTGGAGTCCATCGACTGCGCCTACGAGGTCGGCGCCACCGACTTCATCACCAAGCCGATCAACTGGCACATCCTGGGCTACCGGGTGAGTTACATGCTGCGGGCAAGCAGCGCGCTCGAGCAGCTCAGGGAAAGCCGCGCCGGCCTCGCCCACGCCCAGAGCCTCGCCCACATAGGCTCCTGGGAATGGGACCTCACCAGCGGAGAGATCCGCTGCTCGGAAGAGGTGTACAGCATCTGCTGCATCGACCCCGGCCACCGCGACGGCAACCCCATCCTCGACCCGGTGCACCACCAGGACCGCGCCTTCGTGCAGGGCTCCATCGACGACGCCATAGCCAAGCGCGCCCCCTTGAGCTTCGATTACCGCGTCACCCTGGACGGTGGGGATCGGACCCTGCACGCCGAGCTGGTGACCGTGCTGGACGAGGAGGGGGAGGCCGTCTGCCTGACCGGCACCATCCAGGACATCACCGAGCGCAAGCGGGCAGAGGAGCAGATCCGCCTGCTGGCCTACTACGACGCCCTGACCGGGCTCCCCAACCGCCGCTTCTTCCAGCAGCAGCTGGAGCAGGCGCTGGTCTTCGCCAACCGCAACGACCGCATGCTGGCCGTACTGTTCCTCGACCTGGACCGCTTCAAGCTGGTGAACGACACGCTGGGACACGGGGTGGGCGACCGGTTGCTGCAGGACGTGGCCGACCGCCTGCTGCGCTGCGTGCGCAGAAGCGATTGCCTCGCCCGCGCCGAAGACGACTGTCCCCCCTCGCTGGTGTCGCGGTTGGGCGGCGACGAGTTCACCATCATGCTCTCGGACATAGAGCACTTCCAGGACGTGGCCAAGGTGGCCCGGCGCATCCTGGATGCGGTATCGGTACCGTATTCACTGGAAGGGCAGGAGGTATTCGTCTCGACCAGCATCGGCATCAGTCTCTATCCCTTCGATGCGACCACCGCCAGCGACCTGATCAGAAACGCGGACGGCGCCATGTACCAGGCCAAGGAGCAGGGGAGAAACGGCTACCAGATCTACGACGAGTCGATGAACGCCAAGGCGCTGGAACGGATCATCCTGGAAAGCCAGCTCCATAAGGCGCTCAAGGAGGAGGAGTTCCAGGTCTACTACCAGCCCCAGGTGAGCTGCCGGACCGGCGAGGTGGTTGGCATCGAGGCCCTGGTGCGGTGGAACAGCAAGGAACTGGGGGTGGTGGAGCCCGGCCGTTTCCTGCCGCTGGCCGAGGAGATCGGGCTGGTGATCCAGATCGACCAGTGGGTGATGAGGGAGGCCTGCCGCCAGCACAAGCTCTGGATCGACCAGGGGCTGCCGCCGGTAACCATCGCCGTCAACATCTCGGGGCAGCAGTTTCTGAAGAACGAGTTGCTGGACACGGTTACCGCCGTCCTGGAGCGCAGTGGTCTCGACCCCGGCCTTTTGGAGCTGGAACTCACCGAAGGGGTGCTCATGGCGCACACCGAGCGAACCGTGAAGACGCTCCAGGCCCTCAAGGGGATGGGGGTGCGCCTGGCGATCGACGACTTCGGCACCGGCTTCTCCTCGCTTTCCTACCTGAAGCGGTTTCCGCTCGACGTGCTGAAGATCGACCGGACCTTCATCAACGACATCACCAACGACCCCGACGACGCCGCCATCACACTGGCCACCATCGAAATGGCGCACACCCTGAAGCTGCAGGTGATCGCGGAAGGGGTGGAGACCCCGGCACAGCTTGAATTCCTCACCAGGAACCGCTGCGATATGTACCAGGGGTACCTCTTCAGCAAGCCGATGCGTCCGGAGGAGTATCCCCGCCTGTTCCTGCCCACAGCGACTGATCCCGCTATGACAGCTCCCGCTGTGAACGATCCTGCTACGACAGCTCCGGCCGGCATTGATGCCGCCGCGACTGATCCAGCTACGACTGATGCCGCCGTTTCAGAACCGGCCACAGATCCGGCGACAGATCCGGCCACAGATCCGGCCACAGATCCCGCCCCCAGTGACTCCGGCTGCTGA
- a CDS encoding P-II family nitrogen regulator — protein sequence MKLIEAIIKPFKLDEVKDALNEIGIEGITVSEVKGYGRQKGHTELYRGAEYVVDFIPKVKLEIVVADELAVKAVATIEDTAKTGRIGDGKIFILPLDDAVRIRTGEKGDEAI from the coding sequence ATGAAGCTGATCGAAGCAATCATCAAGCCGTTCAAACTGGATGAGGTGAAGGACGCCCTCAACGAGATCGGAATCGAGGGGATCACCGTGAGCGAGGTGAAGGGGTACGGGCGCCAGAAGGGACACACGGAACTGTACCGCGGCGCCGAGTACGTCGTGGACTTCATACCCAAGGTGAAATTGGAAATCGTCGTGGCCGACGAACTGGCAGTCAAGGCCGTCGCCACCATCGAGGATACCGCCAAAACCGGCAGGATCGGCGACGGCAAGATCTTCATCCTTCCGCTGGACGACGCGGTCCGCATCAGGACCGGCGAGAAGGGCGACGAGGCGATCTAG
- a CDS encoding CapA family protein: MMGSDFPTPKLPPRDGGDLFAAVTSYLRRADIALGNLEGPLCSEEAPAKEPLPGRRYLFRTPPTYARNLKEAGFSVLSLANNHARDFGPAGLEATRKALSGAGLQFSSKKGEIARFDLHGVRVAVIALSFGPPPRSIVFPAQPLQEIERAARDYDLVILSIHAGAEGRGALHVAPGEERFLDEPRGDLVRFAHDAIERGADLVLAHGPHVPRALELYRGRLIAYSLGNFATYGGVSVAGESGYAPLLTVELAADGAFLGGNIDSFRQSRYTGPQPDPKRRALRLMRRLSSEDFPDSPLVIGDGGRIAVKK; the protein is encoded by the coding sequence ATGATGGGAAGCGACTTCCCGACGCCCAAGCTGCCGCCCCGCGACGGCGGGGACCTCTTCGCCGCGGTCACATCTTACCTGCGCCGCGCCGACATCGCGCTGGGGAACCTGGAGGGGCCCCTGTGCAGCGAGGAAGCGCCGGCCAAGGAACCCCTGCCCGGGCGCCGTTACCTTTTCCGCACGCCCCCCACATACGCCCGGAACCTGAAAGAGGCGGGCTTCTCGGTCCTTTCCCTGGCCAACAACCACGCCCGCGACTTCGGCCCGGCCGGGCTGGAGGCGACCAGGAAGGCGCTCTCCGGGGCGGGCCTGCAGTTTTCCAGCAAGAAAGGTGAGATCGCCCGCTTCGACCTGCACGGCGTGCGCGTCGCCGTCATCGCGCTCTCCTTTGGCCCGCCGCCGCGCTCCATCGTTTTCCCGGCACAGCCCCTGCAGGAGATCGAGCGTGCCGCCCGCGACTACGACCTGGTCATCCTCTCCATCCACGCCGGTGCCGAGGGTAGGGGGGCGCTGCACGTGGCCCCCGGGGAGGAGCGTTTCCTTGACGAGCCTCGCGGCGACCTGGTCCGCTTCGCCCACGACGCCATCGAGCGGGGCGCCGACCTGGTGCTCGCCCACGGCCCGCACGTGCCGCGCGCACTGGAGCTGTACCGGGGGCGGCTGATCGCCTACAGCCTGGGGAACTTCGCCACCTACGGCGGGGTGAGCGTCGCCGGTGAGAGCGGTTACGCGCCGCTGCTGACCGTTGAGCTAGCCGCCGACGGCGCTTTTCTCGGGGGGAATATCGACTCCTTCAGGCAGTCCCGTTACACCGGGCCGCAGCCCGACCCCAAGCGCCGGGCCCTGCGCCTGATGCGCAGGCTTTCCTCCGAGGATTTCCCGGATTCGCCGCTGGTGATCGGGGACGGTGGGCGGATCGCAGTTAAGAAATGA
- a CDS encoding ammonium transporter — MKLGKLALLASLMLVPVLAIAEEKAADSAAAPAAATATAAPAAAAAPAAAPAPAAAAPAAAPAAAPAAKNVAPVLNTGDTAWMLVSAAMVLFMTPGLALFYGGMVRQKNVLSTMMHSLVAMGIVGVQWAIIGYSLAFGPDMGHGLVGDFSKALLNGLITFKDGNAIYALFQNVPTEPGAIPEYVFAMYQAMFAIITVALISGALAERIKFSAYCLFVLLWTTLVYDPLAHWVWMSDGWLFKMGALDFAGGTVVHLSSGISALVVLFFLGKRHGFPNERMAPHSLPLTLLGVGLLWFGWFGFNAGSAIVGAGCSDAAGGLAGLAFMTTTIAPAAAGLTWMIAEWIHAGKPSALGFGSGVVAGLVVITPAAGFVQPGAALLMGVAGGLVCYGGVLLKAKLKYDDSLDAFGVHGVGGTTGAILTGVFATVGATGLTSGNMKQFVTQLVAVGAAAVYAVVVTLVIAFVLHKTIGLRVEKEEEIMGLDQTQHSETAYN, encoded by the coding sequence ATGAAACTCGGGAAGCTGGCCCTCCTGGCCAGCCTGATGCTGGTACCGGTCCTCGCCATCGCCGAGGAGAAGGCGGCCGATTCCGCCGCGGCGCCGGCTGCCGCCACCGCCACCGCAGCCCCCGCCGCCGCTGCCGCCCCCGCCGCCGCACCTGCTCCGGCCGCAGCCGCACCGGCCGCCGCCCCTGCCGCGGCGCCGGCTGCCAAGAACGTCGCCCCGGTTCTCAACACCGGCGACACCGCATGGATGCTGGTCTCCGCCGCCATGGTCCTCTTCATGACCCCGGGCCTCGCCCTGTTCTACGGCGGCATGGTCCGTCAGAAGAACGTCCTCTCGACCATGATGCACTCCCTGGTGGCCATGGGCATCGTCGGCGTGCAGTGGGCCATCATCGGCTACTCCCTGGCCTTCGGCCCCGACATGGGGCACGGCCTGGTGGGCGACTTCAGCAAGGCCCTTTTGAACGGGCTGATCACCTTCAAGGACGGCAACGCGATCTACGCGCTGTTCCAGAACGTCCCGACCGAGCCGGGCGCGATTCCCGAGTACGTGTTCGCCATGTACCAGGCCATGTTCGCCATCATCACCGTGGCCCTGATTTCGGGTGCACTGGCCGAGAGGATCAAGTTCTCCGCCTACTGCCTGTTCGTGCTGCTCTGGACCACCCTGGTCTACGATCCGCTGGCGCACTGGGTCTGGATGTCCGACGGCTGGCTCTTCAAGATGGGCGCACTTGACTTCGCAGGCGGCACCGTCGTTCACCTCTCCTCCGGTATCTCGGCCCTGGTGGTACTCTTCTTCCTCGGCAAGCGTCACGGCTTCCCCAACGAGCGCATGGCTCCGCACAGCCTCCCGCTGACCCTGCTCGGCGTCGGTCTGCTCTGGTTCGGCTGGTTCGGCTTCAACGCGGGTTCCGCCATCGTGGGCGCCGGCTGCTCCGACGCGGCTGGCGGCTTGGCCGGCCTGGCCTTCATGACCACCACCATCGCACCGGCCGCTGCCGGCCTCACCTGGATGATCGCCGAGTGGATCCATGCCGGCAAACCTTCCGCCCTGGGCTTCGGCTCCGGCGTGGTGGCGGGCCTGGTCGTGATCACCCCCGCAGCCGGCTTCGTACAGCCGGGTGCCGCCCTCTTGATGGGCGTTGCCGGCGGCCTGGTCTGCTACGGCGGCGTGCTGCTCAAGGCGAAGCTTAAGTACGACGACTCCCTGGATGCCTTTGGCGTGCACGGCGTGGGCGGCACCACCGGCGCCATCCTGACCGGCGTCTTCGCCACCGTCGGCGCTACCGGCCTCACCTCCGGCAACATGAAGCAGTTCGTCACCCAGCTGGTCGCCGTCGGCGCCGCAGCCGTCTACGCGGTGGTGGTGACCCTGGTCATCGCCTTCGTCCTGCACAAGACCATCGGGCTGCGCGTCGAGAAGGAAGAGGAGATCATGGGCCTCGACCAGACCCAGCACTCCGAGACCGCTTACAACTAG